The DNA segment GCGACACTATTCCCGGAGAGGGGGAACGTTCAAGGGGAGCCACTCCGAGATACGGATAGCATCGGTGAGGCCTGTGAGCAACGAAAACGTGATCGAATCGACCGACAGTACGGCGCCGGGACTCGAGGAGCCGGCCCGAGGTGCGCTCGAGGAAGCCGGTATCGAACCGTCAGTCGTCTCGAAAAAAGATTGCTCGTATCGGATGTTGCTCGATGCCGGTGTCGAGGAATCTGTCGCAGACACGCTTCGCCGTCAGTTTTCGCTCCCGTGGTCGTTCGAATCCGATGGCGATCTCGACCGTCGCTCCAGTGAAGTCCGTGGACTCGGTGCGGCAGAGCGAGAGTGGGTGGCTGCAAGCGCGGATTCGACCTGGCAGGCCTTCGAGTCTGCGTCCTCGAGGGCAGCCGAAACGGAGTCCGAACTGGATACCGAACGGCCCTGGCCGAAACCCACGCCGATTACGAAGGTTGCCGGCATCAGTCCGGAGAAGGCACAGACGCTGGCCAAAGCGGGTATCACGTCCGCCGAACGGTTGGCGACGATTCCGGCTCGAGACGTTGCCGCGGCGCTTGACCTCAACGTGTTGCACGTCAGGACGTGGCGACACAACGCGCGGGAACTGCTCAAGTAGCCCGGCAACTCCCCTCCAAACAGACGCCAAGTAGGTGATACGTACTCGAGACCGAGTGACAGCTACGTCAGCATAACACACGTTTGTACGCGTTTACCGGCCGAATTTACTACTCGAGAAAGTACTTTTTAGCTTACAAGATCGCCAGTGCTATATGTGGCGCTGTTGGACACCATATCAGATGCTCCCCATCGACGACACGCCAATCGTTCGCGACGGAAACGCCTTGATTCTCGCGATGGACCACGGTCTCGAGCACGGTCCGGTCGATTTCGAAGACGTGCCGGAAAAGCTCGACCCGGCTACGGTGTTCGAGACGGCAACTCACGATGCCGTTACCTGTATCGCCGTCCAGAAAGGGATCGCCGAAGGATACTACCCGAGTTACGAGGACGACGTAAACCTCCTCGTCAAACTCAACGGCACCTCCAACCTCTGGATGGGTGAACCCGACTCGTCGGTCAACTGTTCAGTCGAGTACGCAGCCGAAATCGGCGCTGATGCGGTCGGATTTACGCTCTATGGCGGTTCGAACCACGAAGTCGAAATGGCCGAAGAATTCCGCGAGATTCACGAAGCCGCTCGCGAGTACGACCTCCCGGTCGTCATGTGGTCGTACCCGCGTGGACAGGGTGTCAAAAACGACACCAAACCGAGTACGATCTCGTACGCGTCCCGTCTGGCACTCGAACTCGGGGCTGACATCGCGAAGGTCAAATACCCCGGCAGCCGCGATGCGATGGCACACGCGGTCAAATCCGCCGGCGACATGAAGGTCGTGATGAGTGGCGGTTCGAAGAAAGACGACCTCGAGTTCCTCTCGAGTGTCGAAGCAGTCATCGACGCGGGTGCAAACGGGCTTGCAGTCGGTCGAAACGTCTGGCAACGTCAGGACCCGTCTCGAATCCTCGACGCCCTCGAAAAAGTCATTTACGAGGGGGAAACGGCGGATGCCGCCCTCGGTGAGTGAGTATGGGGGCATCGGCTGCCCGGCGATCGGACGCCATCGAGTCCATCGTAAACGTCATCGCCCGATCTGCCGCTGAAATCAGGCAAGGCCTGGTCGGTCGTCGCGGTGCCGTTGAAGCCGAAAATCCAAGCGGTGAGGTACAGATGGAAGCGGACGTGTGGGCCGACGGCATCCTCCGGCGGCGACTATCGGCGATCGATGGCGTCGCCCAGTACGCGAGCGAGGAAGAACCAGACGTGTTCGAGTGCGGCGATATCGAGGAGGGATTCGCCGTCGCGGTCGACCCGCTCGATGGTTCGTCGAACCTGCAATCGAACAACACCATGGGAACCATCTTCGGCGTCTACGACCAGCCACTGCCAGCTCCCGGTCGGTCGCTGGTCACCGCAGGATTCGTCCTCTACGGTCCAATCATCACCATGGCGGTCGCCACCGAGGAGGGCGTCAGCGAGTACGAACTCTCCGGCGGGGAGCGGACGCTCATCACTGACGACCTCACGCTCCCCGGGGACCCCGTCGTCTTCGGGTTCGGCGGCCGCGCCCAGCACTGGCCACCCGCAATCGAATCGTACGTCGAGACGATTAGAACCGAACTCAAACTCCGCTACGGCGGGGCGATGATTGGGGACGTCAATCAGGTCCTCAGCTACGGCGGGATTTTTGCCTATCCAACCCTCGAGACCCACGAAAACGGCAAACTACGACTCCAGTTCGAAGGAAACCCGATCGGGTACGTCCTCGAGCAAGCCGGCGGTCGTTCTTCTGATGGCACCCAGTCGTTGCTCGACGTTGAAGCGACCGAGCTACACCAGCGAACGCCCGTGTACATCGGGTCGACAGAGTATGTGGACCGACTCGAGGCCACCCTCGAGTAACATCAGTTCGAGGGTTTTTCTCGAGCACCCGTCCATGGCACGGTAATGGAGACGTACACGAGGACACCGCCAAGCAACAGTAAATAGTACAACCAGCCAGGCCATCCCCTGGCGAGGACCAACAGCGTGACGAACAGCGTCCACAGTCCGAGGGCGAGCGCGTCGCCAAGCAATCGCCCGACGACGGTGATGGGCGCTCGGAATCGTTTCTTTCCACGAGCCGGGTCGCTCCGTGTGGTTGTACCGTTGGCGTTTTCCGATTCTGCGTTTTGTGAGCGTGTCATCGATCTCGATATGGGTTTCGGCGTCTGTGTTCGGTCTTCCTGGTTCTGGCTCGAGTCAGAAGTGCAGGCCGTGGCGATCGGTGAGGGCGTACGCGCTGATACCCCAGACGTAACTCTGTCCTGGCCACCAGGTACGCGCGTTGTTGAAGCCGGCGATAAGGACGCTCCCGTCGTCTGCCTGCTCGTCTCGGTGAAAGCTTACCGAGCCGCTGTCACCATCGGTCATGTCGGTTTCGGTCCCCCAGCGGAGCTGTCCGCGCCGGCAGGTTCGGCTGGTGAGACAGGAGACGGCATCGATTCCCTGAATCATGCCGCTCGTTTGACCGGTCATCGCACCGACCTTTTGTAGCGGTTCACTGCGAGCCACGAGGTCGGCCAGCCCAAACCGGGTGTACTGCCCACGAACCTCGTACGTAGACTTGCCTGCAATGACGCTACTCGGCTGGTGGAAGCCAGTCGGTTCGATAGTGGCGACGTCGGCTACCTCGTAACTGCCAGCGACACGCCCCAGTTCGCTTCGCTCGCCGTTTTCGAAGGGTAACGACACAGGACTTCCGAGGGTTTCGTCGGCCGCGTGGAAAGCGTGTTGGGCCGTCGAAAAGTAACGCGTGCGGCTTTCGGCGTCGTACAACGGTGCGCCAAGGGTTGCAATACTGTGTTCGGATTCACAGACGACGCCGGCCGGAACCGCTGGCTGTCCTGGGTTCCGTACGTAGCGTGGCTCGCCGACAGGCCGTTCTTCAGAAAAGTCGTCCGGATTGACCGACTCGATGTCGATCAGTATCCCATCGGCGAGTCGCTCGAGCGTCTCTCGAAGTTCGGTTGGATCGACCGATACCTCGACGGTGATTCGAGCACCCCCGGAATCGTAGGAACCTGGAACGACGGCACTTCCGAGATAGCCAGTAATCGTCGACCTGGCGAGCATCTCGTTGAGTTCGAACGCCTTTCTTACCCTCGCATACCAGGGTGCCGGGACGTTCCTCGTCCGCGGCTCGAGCGACCACGGGTCCTCCGGGTCCGATCGGACGACGGCGGTGACGACCGGGACCTCACCATTGTCAGCATCGAACACGTCGTCTACGCCCAGCCACCGAGCGAGACCGAGCGTGTATCCCGCGCCGACGAGCGTTCGCAGGACTTCGCGGCGGTCCATCCCGTATTCGAGGCGCTCGCGGACGGACGCCAGTCGCTGGTCGGTCGGCCTATCGGGTGAAGACGACATGAGAATCGGCGGGTGTCTCGAGTGGGTGCTGGATGCGGTTAGCTAATTCTCCCATACACCGACCGTTTCGGTCGAACGGTTCGATAATGCGTGATTGTGTACTCGAGACGGTGACACGAGGAGGACGATCAGGCGTGTGCAGCCGGCTACTAACCCGATTAGTCGAAACCGATGTGTGCCATCACAAAGGGAAAACGGTTTTGTCCCCCTCCTCGCAGAATTTGCCATGAACGTTCGTATCGGACCGGGTGCGTCCGAAGAAGAAGCGTCAGCCATCGCGACTGCGCTGGCAGAATACGTCGGTAACGAAGTACAGGTGTACGTCGGCGAGGCCGACGAGCCGACGGCAACCGTATCGCCGCCGGAGACGACCGACGAGGACGATACACCCGTCGAAAAAGGAGGCCTGGAACGGTCCGGAGCCGCCGAAGAACTGGGCCCAACCGACCGCGAGGAACGGTTGCTCGAGGAGATCGAGGAAATCTACGAGGGTGGACACGAGAAGTACAAAGCGCAGTTACCCGACGAAGGGAAACTGTTCGTACGCGATCGAATCGACCTCTGGTTCGACGGCGACGACAGTTCGTTCCTGTTTGAGGACGGCCGCTTCGCTGAGTTCGACGCCGACGACCGGTTGCCCGCCGACGCCCTGATCACGGGCGCGGCAACTTTTGATGGCCGGGACCTGCACTTCATGGCCAACGACTACACCGTCAAGCGCGGGTCGATGGCCGCGAAAGGCGTCGAGAAGTTCCTCCGGATGCAACAGCGTGCACTCAAGACCGGCCAGCCGGTGTTGTACCTGATGGATTCCTCTGGGGGACGAATCGACCAGCAAACGGGCTTTTTCGCCAACCGCGAGGGAATCGGCAAGTACTACTACAACCACTCGATGCTCTCGGGCCGCGTCCCACAGATCTGTGTCCTCTATGGCCCCTGCATCGCCGGCGCAGCTTACACGCCCGTATTCGCGGATTTCACCATCATGGTCGAAGGGATGTCTGCGATGGCGATTGCCTCTCCGCGGATGGTCCAGATGGTAACCGGCGAAGACATCAGCATGCAAGAACTCGGCGGGGCAACGGTTCACGCTCGAGAATCCGGTTCCGCCGACCTCGTCGCGAAAGACGAGGAACACGCTCGAGAACTCGTCGCACAACTCATCACGTACTTGCCCGACAACGCGGACGAAACGCCACCGATGACCGAGACCAAGCCGCCAGCACTCCCGCCAAAGGGTATCGACTCGATCATCCCACAGGAGCCAAACCGC comes from the Natronosalvus amylolyticus genome and includes:
- a CDS encoding DUF7409 domain-containing protein, with amino-acid sequence MSNENVIESTDSTAPGLEEPARGALEEAGIEPSVVSKKDCSYRMLLDAGVEESVADTLRRQFSLPWSFESDGDLDRRSSEVRGLGAAEREWVAASADSTWQAFESASSRAAETESELDTERPWPKPTPITKVAGISPEKAQTLAKAGITSAERLATIPARDVAAALDLNVLHVRTWRHNARELLK
- a CDS encoding class I fructose-bisphosphate aldolase, giving the protein MLPIDDTPIVRDGNALILAMDHGLEHGPVDFEDVPEKLDPATVFETATHDAVTCIAVQKGIAEGYYPSYEDDVNLLVKLNGTSNLWMGEPDSSVNCSVEYAAEIGADAVGFTLYGGSNHEVEMAEEFREIHEAAREYDLPVVMWSYPRGQGVKNDTKPSTISYASRLALELGADIAKVKYPGSRDAMAHAVKSAGDMKVVMSGGSKKDDLEFLSSVEAVIDAGANGLAVGRNVWQRQDPSRILDALEKVIYEGETADAALGE
- a CDS encoding class 1 fructose-bisphosphatase, which gives rise to MGASAARRSDAIESIVNVIARSAAEIRQGLVGRRGAVEAENPSGEVQMEADVWADGILRRRLSAIDGVAQYASEEEPDVFECGDIEEGFAVAVDPLDGSSNLQSNNTMGTIFGVYDQPLPAPGRSLVTAGFVLYGPIITMAVATEEGVSEYELSGGERTLITDDLTLPGDPVVFGFGGRAQHWPPAIESYVETIRTELKLRYGGAMIGDVNQVLSYGGIFAYPTLETHENGKLRLQFEGNPIGYVLEQAGGRSSDGTQSLLDVEATELHQRTPVYIGSTEYVDRLEATLE
- a CDS encoding acyl-CoA carboxylase subunit beta, which codes for MNVRIGPGASEEEASAIATALAEYVGNEVQVYVGEADEPTATVSPPETTDEDDTPVEKGGLERSGAAEELGPTDREERLLEEIEEIYEGGHEKYKAQLPDEGKLFVRDRIDLWFDGDDSSFLFEDGRFAEFDADDRLPADALITGAATFDGRDLHFMANDYTVKRGSMAAKGVEKFLRMQQRALKTGQPVLYLMDSSGGRIDQQTGFFANREGIGKYYYNHSMLSGRVPQICVLYGPCIAGAAYTPVFADFTIMVEGMSAMAIASPRMVQMVTGEDISMQELGGATVHARESGSADLVAKDEEHARELVAQLITYLPDNADETPPMTETKPPALPPKGIDSIIPQEPNRGYDMVDLIDRIVDASSYFELRPEYGQEIITAYARIDGRPVGIVANQPAHRAGAIFPDAAEKAAEFIWKSDAFNIPLLYLCDTPGFMAGSQVEKDAILEKGKKMIYATSSATVPKQTVVVRKAYGAGIYAMGGPAYDPESVIGLPSGEIAIMGPEAAINAVYARKLSEVDDPDERAEMEAELRAEYREDIDIHRMASEVVIDEIVPPSSLREELAARFAFYEGIEKSLPSKKHGTIL